From the genome of Populus trichocarpa isolate Nisqually-1 chromosome 15, P.trichocarpa_v4.1, whole genome shotgun sequence, one region includes:
- the LOC7457721 gene encoding RNA-dependent RNA polymerase 2: MEVVAERPSVRVTNIPQTITAKEILQYLVAQLGKDSVFAIEISTVRKNWNSRGFGRVQFSSLEVKHEALSLSLKNKLVLKSQNLKLSETYDDIIPRPVKDQNRMENGVLYVGFMKKETTLCVLEYWEGVRGWFMPERRRIEFWIRVGQEFRYKLVVEFEDILEAVGYPLDGDKVNAVVLKLRYGPRIYQKISGPGIASKFSTNRYFYCKEDFDFLWVRTTDISAIKSIGQSTSFCWEIGEGLEASDTFRNFPYYQEDMNRLDLEDGEEFCSASETVPLIRCGSDKLAYEVLFQLNSLVHTQKISLAAVDSDLIKILRNLTVNTAIIILQKLHKLKMTCYDPLSFVKQSLRESLSSPPKSLTENNIMSCHRALITPSKIFCLGPEYETSNYVVKHFAQYASDFIRVTFVEEDWSKLPANAISTSIQRGIFAKPFRTGIYHRILSILRDGFVIGAKRFEFLAFSASQLRSNSVWMFASNNGVKAEDIRKWMGCFDKIRSVSKCAARMGQLFSSSLQTFVVPVQDVEIIPDIEVTTDGIDYCFSDGIGKISLSFAKQVAHKCGLSHTPSAFQIRYGGYKGVVAVDRNSFRKLSLRSSMLKFDSENRMLNVTKWSESMPCYLNREIISLLSTLGVADEIFQALQQKQLYRLRKMLTNKESALDVLENLAWADSKNILVQMLLQGYEPNVEPYLSMMLQAYHENSLMELRSRCRIFVPKGRILIGCLDESGILDYGQVYVRITMTKAELQCCDQSFFRKVDESTSTIIGEVAVTKNPCLHPGDIRVLEAVYDVELEEKGLVDCIIFPQNGGRPHPNECSGGDLDGDQFFISWDEGLLPCHTEAPMDYVGGRQRIMDHNVTLEEIQRFFVDYMINDTLGAISTAHLVHADCEPDKARSEKCLQLATLHSMAVDFAKTGAPAEMPLYLKPREFPDFMERAEKQMYISDGVLGKLYRDIHDSTRQERSNFMWSKKIAEATYDQDLEVKGFEDFLGIASIYKEKYMEKMSTLMDYYGAKTEDEILTGNLRHRPTYLQRDNRKYGDVKDRILVSLKNLKKEAKEWFESSCNPTEHQCMASAWYHVTYHPTYFHERMNCLSFPWIVGDILLNIKSLNSRNA; the protein is encoded by the exons ATGGAAGTGGTAGCAGAGAGACCCTCAGTTCGTGTCACAAACATCCCGCAAACAATCACAGCCAAAGAAATCTTACAGTACCTCGTAGCTCAACTCGGCAAAGATTCAGTCTTTGCCATAGAAATCTCCACGGTAAGGAAAAACTGGAATTCCCGTGGCTTTGGCCGAGTCCAATTTTCTTCCCTCGAGGTTAAACACGAggcactctctctctctctaaagaaCAAACTCGTCTTAAAATCCCAGAATCTCAAGTTATCAGAAACCTATGATGACATCATTCCCAGGCCCGTCAAGGACCAAAATAGAATGGAAAATGGGGTTTTGTATGTgggttttatgaaaaaagagaCTACATTGTGTGTACTTGAGTATTGGGAAGGTGTGAGAGGGTGGTTTATGCCTGAGAGGCGGAGGATTGAGTTTTGGATTCGGGTGGGGCAGGAGTTCCGTTATAAGTTAGTGGTGGAGTTTGAGGATATCTTGGAGGCTGTTGGGTACCCTTTGGATGGTGACAAGGTTAACGCTGTTGTTTTAAAG CTCAGGTATGGACCAAGGATCTATCAAAAAATCTCTGGACCTGGCATAGCTTCGAAATTTAGTACGAATCGGTATTTTTACTGCAAGGAAGACTTTGACTTTCTTTGGGTTCGAACAACAGACATTTCTGCCATAAAATCAATTGGACAGTCAACGTCATTTTGTTGGGAAATTGGAGAAGGATTAGAGGCTTCAGATACTTTTAGAAATTTCCCATATTATCAAGAAGATATGAACAGACTTGATTTGGAGGATGGGGAAGAATTTTGTTCTGCTTCTGAAACAGTTCCACTCATAAGATGTGGATCAGATAAGTTAGCATATGAGGTCCTTTTCCAGCTGAATTCTCTTGTTCATACTCAAAAAATTAGTCTTGCTGCAGTGGACAGTGATCTGATTAAGATCCTTCGCAATCTGACTGTAAACACCGCTATTATAATTCTTCAGAAATTGCACAAGTTAAAGATGACCTGTTATGATCCCTTGTCTTTTGTAAAACAAAGCCTTAGAGAATCTCTCTCGTCACCACCCAAAAGCTTAACAGAGAATAATATAATGAGTTGTCATAGGGCCTTAATTACACCATCAaagattttttgtttgggtCCTGAGTATGAAACCTCCAACTATGTTGTGAAACACTTTGCTCAATATGCTTCAGACTTTATAAGAGTTacttttgttgaagaagattgGAGTAAACTTCCTGCGAATGCAATTTCAACGAGTATCCAGCGAGGTATTTTTGCAAAACCTTTCAGAACTGGAATATATCATAGAATATTGTCCATTCTTCGAGATGGGTTTGTGATTGGAGCTAAAAGGTTTGAGTTTCTGGCTTTTTCTGCTAGTCAATTGCGATCCAATTCTGTTTGGATGTTTGCTTCTAACAATGGTGTGAAAGCAGAAGATATTAGAAAATGGATGGGTTGCTTTGACAAGATACGCAGTGTGTCCAAATGTGCTGCCAGGATGGGTCAGTTGTTCAGTTCTTCTTTGCAAACATTTGTTGTTCCTGTGCAAGATGTAGAGATTATTCCTGACATTGAAGTCACTACTGATGGCATTGACTACTGCTTTTCTGATGGAATTGGCaaaatttctctttctttcgcCAAGCAAGTTGCTCACAAGTGTGGATTGAGTCATACTCCATCAGCATTTCAAATTCGGTATGGTGGCTATAAGGGGGTGGTTGCTGTTGACCGTAATTCCTTCCGGAAGCTATCTTTGCGTAGTAGTATGCTAAAATTTGACTCAGAAAACAGGATGCTCAATGTCACTAAATGGAGTGAGTCCATGCCTTGCTATTTGAATCGGGAGATCATTTCTCTCTTGTCTACATTGGGAGTGGCGGATGAAATATTTCAGGCTTTGCAACAGAAACAGTTGTATCGGCTCAGAAAAATGCTAACTAATAAAGAATCAGCTTTAGATGTCTTAGAGAATTTGGCGTGGGCTGATTCCAAGAATATTCTTGTACAAATGTTGCTTCAAGGCTATGAGCCCAATGTGGAACCTTACCTCTCAATGATGCTTCAAGCCTATCATGAAAATTCATTGATGGAATTAAGAAGCCGATGTCGAATATTTGTCCCGAAGGGTCGCATCCTGATTGGCTGCCTGGATGAAAGTGGTATTTTAGACTATGGACAAGTTTATGTTCGCATAACCATGACAAAAGCAGAGCTGCAATGTTGCGACCAGAGCTTCTTTCGGAAGGTAGATGAGTCAACATCCACTATAATAGGGGAAGTGGCTGTCACCAAAAATCCTTGTCTTCACCCAGGAGACATTAGAGTCCTTGAAGCAGTCTATGATGTGGAACTGGAGGAGAAGGGCTTGGTGGATTGCATTATCTTCCCCCAGAATGGAGGAAG GCCTCATCCAAATGAATGCTCTGGTGGTGATCTTGATGGGGATCAATTTTTCATAAGCTGGGATGAAGGTCTTCTCCCTTGTCATACTGAAGCCCCAATGGACTACGTTGGAGGGAGACAACGTATAATGGATCACAATGTGACTTTAGAG GAAATTCAGAGATTTTTCGTTGATTATATGATCAATGACACTTTGGGTGCCATCTCTACTGCCCATTTAGTGCATGCTGACTGTGAACCAGATAAAGCCCGAAGTGAAAAATGTCTGCAGTTGGCAACCCTCCACTCCATGGCAGTTGACTTTGCAAAGACCGGAGCGCCAGCTGAGATGCCCCTGTATTTGAAGCCGAGGGAATTTCCAGATTTCATGGAGAGAGCAGAAAAGCAAATGTACATATCTGATGGGGTATTGGGAAAACTCTATCGAGACATCCATGATTCAACAAGACAAGAAAGGTCAAACTTTATGTGGTCAAAAAAGATTGCTGAAGCAACTTATGATCAAGATCTTGAAGTGAAAGGTTTTGAGGATTTCCTTGGAATTGCATCAATCTATAAGGAGAAGTATATGGAGAAAATGAGCACATTGATGGATTATTATGGGGCTAAAACTGAGGATGAGATACTGACAGGTAATTTGCGACACCGGCCAACTTATTTGCAACGTGACAACAGAAAATACGGAGATGTGAAGGATAGAATTCTAGTGTCGCTGAAGAACCTGAAGAAGGAAGCTAAAGAATGGTTTGAGAGCAGCTGCAACCCTACTGAGCACCAGTGCATGGCCTCAGCATGGTATCACGTTACTTACCATCCTACTTATTTCCATGAAAGGATGAATTGCTTGAGCTTTCCATGGATTGTAGGTGACATTTTGTTGAACATAAAGTCTTTGAATAGCAGAAATGCCTGA